The Nicotiana tomentosiformis chromosome 2, ASM39032v3, whole genome shotgun sequence genome includes the window CAAGGAGGTTAGAGCGTAGCCACGAGTAGGAGAGAAAGGTTATAGAGGCTAAGAAGCCTCATGgttttggaggatttagtggcTCCTATTCTAGGGGGAAGGTCCGTCATGGTAGAGGTCATATCAGTCGATCAGTTTATTCCGCACTTCAGGTTTCCCATGGTGCTCCAGCTAGTCATGAATTTTAGAGCTCTTTTTCCGGATAACTTTTGTTTTCATGCACCTTTTTGCATGGGGTTCCTACATCGGTAATTCCAATCGTCTAAGGAAGGGTTAGTACCAACATCCATGCCCTCAGAGAGGCTTTTTGAGTGCGGTGACAGTCGACACATGGGgagagattgtcccagaattCGGATGTATGGACTTCAGCAGGGTAATCAGGCTATGATTTCGGCTCCAGATGCTATAACACTTGCACAACTAGCTAGAGGTGGGGCCTAGGggggtagaggtcatcctagagggggaggctagtcCCGTTGTTATGCTTTCCCCTGTAGGACTAAGGCAATTACATCAGATGCAGTCATTtcaagtattgttccggtctgtcatagagacacATCAAATATGTCATCCTAATTCTTTCCTATTTtcatatgtctcgtgattctctaGATACTCCTACTTATATGTCAATACCCGTAAGGGATTCTATTAGGGTGGACTGTGTCTATCATTCTTGTTTGATCACTATCAGAGGTTACGTGACAAGGGCTGATCTTCTATTTcttaatatggtagattttgatgtgattttgggtatggactggttatatctatatcacactattcttgattgttatgctAAGACCGTGATATTTTCTATACCAGGGTTGCTGAGGTTGGAACAAAGAGGTTCCTTGGGTAATTTTCCTAATAGGGTGGATtcttttctaaaggctcagcaGATGGTTGAGAATGGGTGCTTGTCATACTTAGCTTTTGTTAGAGATGTATGTGCTGATACTCCCACATTTGATTCAGTCCCCGTGGTGAGAAGGTTTCTAGATATGTTccttgca containing:
- the LOC138906103 gene encoding uncharacterized protein; translation: MGRDCPRIRMYGLQQGNQAMISAPDAITLAQLARDTPTYMSIPVRDSIRVDCVYHSCLITIRGYVTRADLLFLNMVDFDVILGMDWLYLYHTILDCYAKTVIFSIPGLLRLEQRGSLGNFPNRVDSFLKAQQMVENGCLSYLAFVRDVCADTPTFDSVPVVRRFLDMFLADLPGMLCNMDNDFGIDLAPGTQPISISPYHMAPTELKELL